One genomic window of Candidatus Paceibacter sp. includes the following:
- a CDS encoding 30S ribosomal protein S5 produces MSRPSKFGRMGERAKSDFDQKIIDIRRVARVTKGGKRFNFRVTIVAGNRKGEVGVGMGKGSDTSMAIEKAFRVAKKNIIKPKLTKEFSIPCELENKYASSRVVVRPAKGRGLVAGSSARTVLELAGIKDVNAKFYSRSKNKVNNAMAVLGALGKLS; encoded by the coding sequence ATGAGCAGACCAAGCAAATTCGGCAGAATGGGCGAAAGAGCGAAAAGCGATTTTGACCAAAAAATAATAGACATAAGGCGCGTGGCCAGAGTCACCAAAGGAGGAAAGCGGTTTAATTTCCGCGTCACCATCGTGGCCGGCAACAGGAAAGGGGAAGTGGGTGTGGGCATGGGCAAAGGATCGGACACCTCCATGGCCATAGAAAAAGCTTTCCGCGTGGCCAAGAAGAATATCATCAAGCCTAAGCTTACGAAAGAATTTTCCATCCCTTGCGAGCTTGAGAACAAATACGCCAGCAGCCGCGTGGTTGTCCGGCCGGCGAAAGGCCGGGGACTGGTGGCCGGAAGCTCAGCCCGGACGGTGCTGGAGTTGGCGGGGATAAAAGACGTCAACGCCAAGTTTTATTCCCGAAGCAAAAACAAGGTCAACAACGCCATGGCGGTGCTCGGAGCGCTGGGCAAGCTTTCCTAA
- the rplF gene encoding 50S ribosomal protein L6 — protein MSHIGKKEIIIPEKVEMSLKDGVVSVKGPLGEIKKDFKTDDVTIAIENKTVSFKLKKNPKNKAMWGTCAAYVNNMIKGVTAGFEKKLTIEGIGYKAQTEGNKLSLTVGLSHPVKLDIPEGVKVKVEKNLISVTGFDKDKVGQFSADVRAVKKPEPYKGTGIKYENEVIRRKAGKKAATAAA, from the coding sequence ATGAGCCACATAGGAAAAAAAGAAATAATAATACCGGAAAAAGTGGAAATGTCTTTGAAAGACGGGGTTGTTTCCGTTAAGGGTCCGCTTGGGGAGATAAAAAAAGATTTTAAAACCGATGACGTGACCATCGCGATTGAAAATAAGACCGTTTCCTTCAAACTCAAGAAAAATCCCAAAAATAAAGCCATGTGGGGGACCTGCGCGGCTTATGTAAATAACATGATAAAAGGTGTCACGGCCGGTTTTGAGAAAAAACTGACCATAGAAGGTATAGGCTATAAGGCACAGACGGAAGGCAACAAACTTTCTTTGACTGTCGGATTGTCGCACCCTGTAAAATTGGATATCCCGGAAGGCGTAAAGGTGAAAGTGGAGAAAAACCTTATAAGCGTAACCGGTTTTGACAAGGATAAGGTCGGGCAGTTTTCCGCCGATGTCAGGGCAGTCAAAAAACCGGAGCCGTACAAAGGGACCGGCATCAAATACGAAAACGAAGTTATCAGAAGAAAGGCCGGCAAGAAGGCGGCCACGGCGGCAGCGTAG
- the map gene encoding type I methionyl aminopeptidase, with product MTILESEKDIAALREGGKILASVLNEVARRVAPGVAAADLDALAEKLIREAGAEPSFKNYKTPDDKIPYPASLCVSVNDEVVHGIPDQKIFQEGDVVGLDLGLKYKGFYTDSAVTALAGKADTESLRLVETAKKSLAKGISVVKDGARIGDIGFAVQSRAEKDGFGVVRKLVGHGLGRKVHEGPQVPNFGSRGSGMALKKGLVLAIEPMITAGDSDVYLDDDLWTWKTKDRSLAAHFEHTVIVTENGAEIITKL from the coding sequence ATGACAATTCTGGAATCGGAAAAGGACATAGCGGCTTTGAGGGAAGGAGGCAAAATACTTGCCTCCGTTTTAAACGAAGTCGCCAGAAGAGTCGCGCCCGGGGTTGCCGCGGCCGACTTGGACGCGTTGGCGGAAAAACTTATCAGAGAGGCGGGCGCCGAGCCGTCGTTTAAAAACTACAAAACTCCGGACGATAAAATTCCTTATCCGGCTTCGCTGTGCGTTTCCGTCAACGACGAAGTGGTGCACGGGATACCGGACCAAAAAATATTCCAAGAGGGCGATGTTGTCGGGCTTGATTTGGGCTTAAAATACAAAGGCTTTTACACCGACTCCGCTGTAACGGCGCTTGCCGGAAAGGCCGACACGGAATCGCTAAGGCTGGTTGAGACGGCCAAAAAATCTCTGGCCAAAGGCATAAGTGTGGTAAAAGACGGGGCGAGGATAGGCGACATCGGATTTGCCGTGCAATCCCGCGCCGAGAAAGACGGCTTCGGCGTGGTGAGAAAACTGGTCGGCCATGGCTTGGGGCGTAAAGTCCACGAAGGTCCGCAGGTGCCGAACTTCGGCTCCAGAGGCTCGGGGATGGCGCTGAAAAAAGGTCTGGTGCTGGCCATTGAGCCGATGATAACCGCCGGCGACTCGGATGTTTATCTGGACGACGATCTGTGGACGTGGAAAACAAAAGACCGTTCTTTGGCAGCCCATTTTGAGCATACGGTTATAGTCACCGAAAACGGGGCGGAAATAATAACCAAACTCTGA
- a CDS encoding 50S ribosomal protein L18 — MKRLISKKEIRHKRIRAKIAGTAAKPRLSVFRSNRHIFAQLIDDEKGVTLVSAGDLKKGSKVKKTDSAKNVGLELAKAAKAKKIEAVMFDRGGFRYHGRVRAVAEGAREGGLKF, encoded by the coding sequence ATGAAAAGATTAATTTCAAAAAAAGAAATAAGGCACAAAAGAATAAGGGCTAAAATCGCCGGAACGGCGGCTAAGCCCCGCCTTTCCGTTTTCCGTTCCAACAGGCATATTTTCGCCCAGCTTATAGACGACGAAAAGGGCGTCACTTTGGTTTCGGCGGGCGATTTAAAGAAGGGAAGCAAGGTCAAAAAAACCGATTCGGCTAAAAACGTCGGTCTGGAACTGGCCAAAGCGGCCAAGGCCAAAAAAATAGAAGCGGTTATGTTTGACAGGGGCGGTTTCAGATACCACGGCAGGGTCAGAGCCGTGGCCGAAGGAGCCCGCGAAGGCGGATTGAAGTTTTAA
- the ruvX gene encoding Holliday junction resolvase RuvX, whose protein sequence is MRFLGIDYGTKRIGLALSDEKGKMAFAYKIIGNYGAEKVLAELKKICEENSVGKIILGESLNYRGEPNPVMAEIEPFKKAMEKETGLPVEYEKEILTSAEARRPLDGPRKRPPVLSGRKSPQKEKKLRRKIDAAAAALILRRYLDRSVV, encoded by the coding sequence ATGCGTTTTTTGGGTATTGATTACGGTACGAAAAGAATCGGTCTTGCTCTTTCCGACGAAAAAGGAAAGATGGCTTTTGCTTATAAAATCATCGGCAATTACGGCGCGGAAAAAGTTTTGGCGGAGCTTAAAAAAATCTGCGAAGAAAATTCGGTCGGAAAAATTATTTTAGGGGAGTCTTTAAATTACAGAGGCGAACCGAATCCGGTAATGGCCGAAATTGAGCCGTTTAAAAAGGCGATGGAAAAGGAAACCGGCCTGCCGGTTGAATACGAGAAAGAAATTTTAACCTCGGCCGAAGCCCGAAGGCCGCTGGACGGTCCAAGAAAGCGCCCGCCCGTTTTAAGCGGGAGAAAATCGCCGCAAAAAGAAAAAAAGCTAAGAAGAAAAATTGACGCCGCCGCCGCCGCGCTTATCCTGCGGAGATATCTGGACAGGAGTGTGGTATAA
- a CDS encoding desulfoferrodoxin has translation MTKQNQIYKCEVCGGLLEVLVSGGEDLICCGEKMKLLEEKTEDVGREKHVPVIEKTANGIKVKVGAAPHPMEEKHYIQFIEVIYNGRSYKKFLKPGDKPEAEFEVPAEGVVAREHCNIHGLWKS, from the coding sequence ATGACGAAACAAAATCAAATTTACAAATGCGAAGTTTGCGGCGGATTGCTGGAAGTGCTGGTTTCCGGCGGGGAAGACCTGATTTGTTGCGGAGAAAAAATGAAGCTGCTTGAAGAGAAAACCGAAGACGTCGGCAGAGAAAAGCACGTGCCGGTGATAGAAAAAACCGCCAACGGAATCAAGGTCAAAGTGGGCGCGGCTCCGCATCCTATGGAGGAAAAGCATTACATCCAGTTTATAGAGGTTATTTACAACGGCAGAAGCTATAAGAAGTTTTTGAAGCCGGGCGACAAACCGGAAGCGGAGTTTGAAGTTCCGGCCGAAGGCGTCGTCGCCAGGGAACATTGCAACATCCACGGGCTTTGGAAATCATAA
- the rpsH gene encoding 30S ribosomal protein S8, with product MDTIANMLTLIRNAQTAGKHTVSVPYSKIKMAIAEILTKENFIKEADHKGKKTKKTIDIILNYGDSGKPAINSIKRVSKPSRRIYVPAGKIRPVRNGLGIQILSTSGGVMTGKEAKEKKVGGEVLCEVF from the coding sequence ATGGATACAATAGCTAACATGTTGACTTTAATAAGAAACGCCCAGACAGCCGGCAAACATACGGTTTCTGTTCCTTATTCCAAAATAAAAATGGCCATAGCCGAAATTTTGACGAAAGAGAATTTCATCAAAGAAGCCGACCATAAGGGCAAGAAAACGAAAAAGACCATAGATATAATTTTAAATTACGGCGATTCCGGCAAGCCCGCCATCAACAGCATTAAAAGGGTGTCAAAACCGTCCAGGAGGATTTACGTTCCGGCTGGGAAAATAAGGCCGGTCAGAAACGGTCTGGGAATCCAGATATTGTCCACCTCCGGCGGAGTTATGACCGGCAAAGAGGCGAAGGAGAAGAAGGTCGGGGGCGAAGTTTTGTGCGAAGTTTTTTAA
- the rplO gene encoding 50S ribosomal protein L15, giving the protein MQTNQLKPNTRNKKAKYIGRGGKRGTYSGRGIKGQKARAGRKLRPEIRDLIKKLPKKRGYRFTVFQEKPAVLNLEVVNKFFNDNDQVNPQAMADKGLIRNIGGKIPAVKILGKGEITKKVSVSGCLISESAKAKLEKAGAKYSNA; this is encoded by the coding sequence ATGCAAACAAACCAATTAAAACCGAATACAAGAAACAAGAAGGCCAAATACATCGGGCGCGGCGGCAAAAGGGGTACCTACTCCGGCCGGGGCATCAAAGGCCAGAAAGCCAGAGCCGGCAGAAAGTTGCGTCCGGAAATAAGGGACCTGATTAAAAAGCTGCCTAAGAAAAGAGGTTATAGATTTACGGTTTTTCAGGAAAAACCGGCGGTGCTGAACCTGGAAGTCGTCAATAAGTTTTTCAACGACAACGATCAGGTTAATCCTCAAGCCATGGCGGACAAAGGATTGATTAGGAACATCGGAGGAAAAATTCCTGCGGTAAAGATTCTCGGCAAGGGAGAAATAACCAAAAAAGTTTCCGTATCCGGTTGTCTGATTTCGGAATCGGCCAAAGCTAAACTGGAAAAAGCCGGCGCCAAGTATTCCAATGCTTAA
- the rpsC gene encoding 30S ribosomal protein S3, whose amino-acid sequence MSKTVHPYSFRLGILRNWRSRWFSPGKYRFLLKADVLVRESLEKSLRGMFVEGIEIERTPAVFHVIIKTSRPGLLIGRKGEGTEKIKAQILKMVKKIGGEMPKELKLTVEEVPHPDSSAKILSQMAAESLEKRTPFRRVMKQTIEKGMASPAVKGVKVAMSGRLDGSEMGRREWLRKGRIPLQTLRADIDFAREKAHLPYGDIGIKVWVYKGEKFAEK is encoded by the coding sequence ATGAGTAAAACAGTCCATCCATATTCATTCAGGCTCGGCATATTGCGAAATTGGAGGTCGCGCTGGTTCAGTCCGGGCAAATATCGCTTCTTGCTCAAAGCGGACGTCTTGGTGCGGGAGAGTTTGGAAAAATCATTGAGAGGAATGTTCGTTGAGGGCATAGAAATAGAAAGGACCCCGGCGGTGTTCCACGTGATAATCAAAACTTCCCGACCCGGTTTGCTCATCGGCAGAAAAGGCGAGGGAACGGAAAAGATAAAGGCCCAAATACTGAAAATGGTAAAAAAAATCGGCGGCGAGATGCCCAAAGAGCTGAAGCTTACCGTGGAGGAAGTTCCGCATCCTGATTCCAGCGCCAAGATTTTGTCCCAGATGGCCGCGGAAAGCCTTGAGAAAAGAACGCCGTTCCGCCGGGTGATGAAGCAGACAATTGAGAAAGGAATGGCCAGCCCCGCGGTCAAGGGCGTCAAGGTGGCGATGTCAGGCCGGTTGGACGGTTCCGAAATGGGCCGGCGGGAGTGGTTGCGCAAAGGCAGGATACCGCTTCAGACGCTCCGCGCGGACATAGATTTCGCCAGAGAAAAAGCCCATTTGCCTTACGGCGACATCGGCATAAAGGTCTGGGTTTATAAGGGCGAGAAATTTGCCGAAAAATAA
- the rplN gene encoding 50S ribosomal protein L14, giving the protein MIQLRTMVNIADNTGAKLAQVFQVLGGSKRRYARIGDIVVVSIKAAEPRKQVKKKEVHHALVVRQRNPYRRKDGSYVRFDDNAIVILDKAKHEPLGGRVFGPIPREIQERGYSQIISLAPEVV; this is encoded by the coding sequence ATGATCCAACTTAGAACAATGGTGAATATCGCCGACAATACCGGAGCGAAACTGGCCCAGGTATTTCAGGTATTGGGCGGCAGCAAAAGAAGATACGCCCGGATAGGGGATATCGTCGTCGTTTCCATAAAAGCCGCCGAGCCGCGCAAACAGGTCAAGAAAAAAGAAGTTCATCACGCTCTGGTCGTGCGCCAGAGAAACCCGTATCGCAGAAAAGACGGCTCTTACGTCCGCTTTGACGACAACGCCATTGTTATTTTGGACAAAGCCAAGCACGAGCCGCTGGGAGGGAGAGTTTTCGGGCCCATTCCGAGAGAAATCCAGGAAAGGGGCTACTCCCAAATTATTTCTTTGGCGCCGGAAGTGGTGTAA
- the rplP gene encoding 50S ribosomal protein L16, producing the protein MYFPKKVKYRKWHRMRENPLKKKLATRGNELDFGSFGLMAQEAQEIKSNQLEAARKTMARFTQNAGKIWIRIFADMPITRKPLEVGMGKGKGDPAFFVSRVRPGTVIFEIDGLGEEQSREALRKGASKLPVKTKIISR; encoded by the coding sequence ATGTATTTTCCCAAAAAAGTAAAATATAGAAAATGGCACCGGATGAGGGAGAACCCTCTGAAGAAAAAACTGGCCACCAGGGGAAACGAACTTGATTTCGGCTCTTTCGGACTGATGGCGCAGGAAGCCCAGGAGATAAAGTCCAACCAGCTGGAGGCCGCCAGGAAGACGATGGCCCGTTTTACCCAAAATGCCGGAAAAATCTGGATCAGAATTTTCGCCGACATGCCCATTACCAGAAAACCGCTTGAAGTGGGTATGGGTAAAGGCAAAGGAGATCCGGCGTTCTTCGTTTCCAGGGTCAGGCCGGGCACGGTGATATTTGAGATTGACGGTCTGGGCGAGGAGCAAAGCCGCGAAGCTTTGAGAAAAGGAGCTTCAAAATTGCCGGTGAAAACAAAAATTATCAGTAGATAA
- the rpsQ gene encoding 30S ribosomal protein S17, translating into MPKKKLKGIVVSDAMEKTVVVSVDRYVKHPKYKKYLKRSKRYKAHDEKEQYNVGDKVVIQECRPLSKDKHFEVTGKI; encoded by the coding sequence ATGCCAAAGAAAAAATTAAAAGGAATAGTGGTATCCGACGCGATGGAAAAGACCGTGGTTGTTTCCGTTGACCGCTACGTCAAACATCCCAAATACAAAAAATATCTGAAAAGAAGCAAAAGATACAAAGCCCACGATGAGAAGGAACAATACAACGTCGGGGACAAGGTCGTAATTCAGGAATGCAGACCGCTTTCAAAAGACAAACACTTTGAAGTGACGGGAAAAATTTAA
- a CDS encoding nucleoside monophosphate kinase — translation MKEPRNFLLIGRAGCGKGTQAELLLKYMEKNCYGKTSYIYVGSALRSFINDNNSLTSKLAGKIMEKGDMEPSFLAVWALANNFIEKINENANIISDGFPRNLTEATIIDEAILFYDLKNVFPVFIETSRDWSKEKLLKRKRNDDTEEAIKRRLDYFEEFVTPVIDYYQNKSKYKLVRVNGEQGIEKVHEEIIDKCFK, via the coding sequence ATGAAAGAACCAAGAAATTTTCTTCTGATAGGCAGAGCCGGCTGCGGCAAAGGAACGCAGGCAGAATTACTTTTAAAGTACATGGAAAAGAATTGTTATGGAAAAACCTCGTACATTTACGTCGGCAGCGCCTTAAGGAGTTTTATTAACGATAACAATTCTTTAACTTCAAAATTAGCCGGCAAAATAATGGAAAAAGGGGACATGGAGCCAAGTTTTCTTGCCGTATGGGCGTTAGCCAATAATTTCATAGAAAAAATAAACGAAAACGCGAATATTATAAGCGACGGTTTCCCAAGAAACTTGACGGAAGCAACTATCATTGATGAGGCTATTTTGTTTTACGACCTAAAAAACGTGTTTCCTGTTTTTATAGAAACAAGCCGAGATTGGTCAAAAGAAAAACTTTTGAAAAGAAAAAGAAACGACGACACGGAAGAAGCGATTAAAAGAAGGCTGGATTATTTTGAAGAATTTGTAACACCAGTCATTGATTATTATCAAAATAAAAGTAAATATAAACTGGTAAGAGTGAACGGAGAACAGGGTATAGAAAAAGTCCACGAAGAAATTATAGACAAGTGTTTTAAATGA
- the rplE gene encoding 50S ribosomal protein L5, translating into MKNIKEKYEKNAVPELKKKFGYKNILAVPKIKKVVVSAGVGSYKDETKKELTGKSLATITGQKPLVNKAKKSIASFKLRQGMPIGYSVTLRGNRMYDFLEKLVNVAVPRIRDFRGLDPKAIDHKGSMTIGFKEHIAFPETAGEDVRSAFGLGVTVVSSAKSKEEAAELFKLVGFPFKV; encoded by the coding sequence ATGAAAAACATCAAAGAAAAATACGAAAAGAACGCCGTTCCGGAGCTGAAGAAAAAATTCGGCTATAAAAACATACTTGCCGTTCCCAAAATAAAGAAAGTGGTGGTCAGCGCCGGCGTCGGCTCCTACAAGGATGAAACAAAAAAAGAACTGACCGGAAAATCTTTGGCGACCATAACCGGGCAGAAGCCGCTCGTCAACAAAGCCAAGAAGTCAATCGCTTCCTTCAAGCTGAGGCAGGGGATGCCGATAGGCTACTCCGTCACCCTGCGCGGCAATAGAATGTATGATTTTTTGGAGAAGCTTGTAAACGTGGCGGTGCCCAGAATCAGGGACTTCCGCGGGCTTGATCCGAAAGCGATAGACCACAAAGGTTCGATGACGATAGGCTTCAAAGAGCACATCGCTTTTCCGGAAACAGCCGGGGAAGACGTGCGGTCGGCGTTCGGGCTGGGAGTAACGGTGGTGTCCAGCGCCAAAAGCAAAGAAGAAGCGGCGGAATTATTTAAACTCGTAGGTTTTCCGTTTAAGGTATAA
- a CDS encoding DedA family protein yields MQKLRFWTLKWADSKNSALALFILAFAEASFFPIPPDVLLIGILAINSTKWLKYAIICTAGSVLGGLFGYLIGWGFYEAVGQRIVDFYGLQATVDAIGLKYSQHAFWTVFTAAFTPIPFKVITITAGLFKISLIQLVAASVVGRAARFFMVALILKFFGKRVNNLVIKYFDILSLAAVVVVILSFVAIKYVF; encoded by the coding sequence CTGCAAAAGCTCCGTTTTTGGACGTTGAAGTGGGCCGATTCCAAGAATTCCGCTTTGGCGCTCTTTATACTGGCTTTCGCCGAAGCGTCTTTTTTCCCCATACCGCCGGATGTCTTGCTTATCGGAATATTGGCCATAAACTCAACCAAGTGGCTGAAGTATGCCATTATCTGTACCGCTGGTTCCGTTTTGGGCGGGCTGTTCGGTTATCTCATCGGCTGGGGATTCTATGAGGCCGTCGGCCAGCGCATCGTTGATTTTTACGGGCTGCAGGCGACGGTGGATGCTATTGGTTTAAAGTATTCCCAGCACGCTTTTTGGACGGTTTTTACCGCGGCGTTTACGCCGATACCGTTTAAGGTAATAACAATTACCGCCGGCTTGTTTAAAATTTCCTTAATTCAATTAGTAGCGGCTTCCGTTGTGGGAAGGGCGGCCAGATTTTTCATGGTGGCGCTTATCCTTAAATTTTTTGGCAAAAGAGTGAATAATCTGGTGATAAAATATTTTGACATCCTCTCTTTGGCGGCCGTTGTCGTGGTTATCTTGAGTTTTGTGGCGATAAAATATGTTTTTTAA
- a CDS encoding type Z 30S ribosomal protein S14 — protein MAKTSVIARSKKAPKYKSRVVRRCFRCGRKRGYMRDFDLCRICFRELANEGMIPGVKKSSW, from the coding sequence ATGGCAAAAACATCAGTAATAGCAAGATCAAAAAAAGCGCCCAAATACAAATCCCGAGTGGTCAGACGGTGTTTCCGCTGCGGCAGAAAAAGGGGTTATATGAGGGATTTTGACTTGTGCAGAATCTGCTTCCGCGAACTGGCCAACGAAGGCATGATCCCCGGAGTTAAGAAATCATCGTGGTAA
- the secY gene encoding preprotein translocase subunit SecY, which produces MLNRIKIILKDKELRKKILFVLFMLALFRIGSNIPLPGVDQERLSAFLSGNQFFGLLDVFSGGGLSNLSILMLGVAPYITASIIMQLFTMIFPKLKALYQEEGEAGRQKFNQYSRLLAVPLGFLQGFGLLAMLQNQGVLTGLTFMDKFTNISVMIAGSMVLLWLGELISEKGIGNGVSLIIFAGIVSSLPQSIRNALYTFDPSQLPMYVMFLAAAFAVVAGVVFITEAERPVPVSYAKQVRGARMYGGGSTRIPLRVNQAGVIPIIFAISILLFPQMIVNMLAGLGGGQVAALAGQVVNFINSPWVYGTLYFILVFFFTYFYTAVTFDPHMISENLQKGGAFVPGIRPGRPTAEFLGRIITRITLVGAVFLGIIAILPLAVKSLTGIASLAIGGTALLIVVSVVLETAKQIEAQVVMKEY; this is translated from the coding sequence ATGCTTAACAGAATAAAAATAATCCTGAAAGACAAAGAATTGCGCAAAAAGATTTTGTTCGTTCTTTTTATGCTCGCGCTGTTCAGAATCGGCTCCAACATCCCCCTTCCGGGAGTGGACCAGGAAAGGTTGAGCGCGTTTTTGTCCGGCAACCAGTTCTTCGGTTTGCTGGATGTTTTTTCCGGAGGAGGACTTTCCAATCTTTCCATACTAATGCTGGGCGTGGCGCCTTACATCACCGCTTCCATCATAATGCAGCTGTTTACCATGATTTTCCCCAAACTCAAAGCGTTGTATCAGGAGGAAGGGGAGGCGGGTAGACAGAAGTTCAACCAGTACTCCAGGCTGCTGGCGGTGCCGCTGGGATTTTTGCAGGGTTTTGGTCTTCTGGCGATGCTGCAGAATCAGGGCGTGCTTACCGGCCTTACTTTTATGGATAAATTTACCAATATTTCCGTGATGATAGCCGGCAGTATGGTGTTGTTGTGGCTGGGCGAGCTTATTTCGGAAAAAGGCATAGGCAACGGAGTTTCGCTTATAATATTTGCCGGAATCGTGTCGTCTTTGCCGCAAAGCATCAGAAACGCGCTGTATACGTTTGACCCGTCCCAGTTGCCGATGTACGTCATGTTTTTGGCCGCCGCGTTCGCTGTAGTCGCCGGAGTGGTGTTTATAACCGAGGCGGAAAGGCCGGTGCCCGTTTCTTACGCCAAGCAAGTAAGAGGCGCGCGAATGTATGGCGGAGGCTCAACCAGAATACCATTGAGAGTCAATCAGGCGGGTGTTATACCCATAATCTTTGCCATCTCCATACTTCTTTTCCCGCAGATGATCGTTAACATGTTGGCGGGGTTGGGCGGCGGACAGGTCGCGGCTTTGGCCGGGCAGGTGGTTAATTTCATCAACAGCCCCTGGGTTTACGGAACGCTTTATTTTATCCTGGTTTTCTTCTTCACTTATTTTTACACCGCCGTCACTTTTGATCCGCACATGATTTCTGAAAATTTACAGAAGGGAGGCGCTTTCGTGCCGGGCATTCGGCCGGGTCGGCCGACGGCGGAATTTCTGGGCAGGATAATCACCAGAATCACCCTTGTCGGCGCCGTGTTTCTGGGAATAATCGCCATCCTTCCATTGGCGGTGAAATCTTTGACGGGAATCGCGTCGCTGGCCATAGGCGGCACCGCGTTGCTGATCGTGGTTTCCGTTGTTCTGGAAACGGCCAAACAGATAGAAGCCCAGGTGGTGATGAAGGAATACTAA
- a CDS encoding 50S ribosomal protein L24 — MIIKKGDTVKILSGKDRGKTGKVSSALPKYGKILVEGVNIRKKHLRPRKQGQKGQVAQIAFPISASAAMIVCKACGKPARAGQKMIGAKKVRVCKKCGGEM; from the coding sequence ATGATTATTAAAAAAGGAGATACGGTAAAAATATTGTCCGGAAAAGACCGGGGTAAAACGGGGAAAGTTTCTTCCGCCTTGCCCAAATACGGAAAAATACTGGTTGAGGGCGTCAATATCCGGAAGAAGCATTTAAGGCCGAGAAAGCAAGGGCAGAAAGGACAGGTCGCCCAGATTGCTTTCCCCATTTCCGCGTCCGCGGCCATGATTGTCTGCAAAGCCTGCGGCAAACCGGCCAGAGCCGGCCAGAAAATGATCGGCGCCAAGAAAGTCAGGGTTTGCAAGAAGTGCGGAGGCGAGATGTAG
- the rplV gene encoding 50S ribosomal protein L22 codes for MKEVKAQLNNYRASPRKVRVVANLVAGKKVKDALTQLAFLAKKSSTPVAKLIKSAINNAKNNFKVQNEDSLRVKKITVDPGPILKRIRPRSRGMANRINKRTSRITVVLSE; via the coding sequence ATGAAAGAAGTAAAAGCACAATTGAATAATTACCGCGCTTCTCCGAGAAAGGTGAGGGTTGTCGCCAATCTCGTCGCCGGCAAAAAAGTCAAAGACGCTCTGACGCAGCTTGCTTTTTTGGCCAAAAAATCATCAACTCCCGTTGCCAAGCTTATAAAATCTGCTATAAATAACGCGAAGAATAATTTTAAAGTCCAGAACGAAGACTCCTTAAGAGTCAAAAAGATAACCGTTGACCCCGGCCCGATTCTCAAGAGGATAAGACCCCGGTCAAGAGGCATGGCCAACAGAATCAACAAAAGAACAAGCCGGATAACAGTCGTTCTTTCCGAATAA